A single genomic interval of Cucumis sativus cultivar 9930 chromosome 5, Cucumber_9930_V3, whole genome shotgun sequence harbors:
- the LOC101208127 gene encoding protein NSP-INTERACTING KINASE 2 isoform X3 yields MELGNIPSLDTLDLSSNGFHGEIPTSLSHLKSLQYLRLNNNSLSGAIPSSLANMTQLALLDLSFNNLSGPLPRLLAKTYNLAGNSLICSPGSEHSCNGTAPPLLFAVNTSQNSQPSGRSKGHKLALAFGSSLGCVFLLTIGFGFFIWWRQRHNQQIFFDVNNVSDQRFEEVCLGNLRIFQFRELQAATNNFSSKNLVGKGGFGNVYKGYLQDGTIIAVKRLKDGNAMRGEIQFQTEVEMISLAVHRNLLRLYGFCMTTTERLLVYPYMSNGSVASRLKAKPALDWSTRKRIALGAARGLLYLHEQCDPKIIHRDVKAANILLDDYCEAVVGDFGLAKLLDHRDSHVTTAVRGTVGHIAPEYLSTGQSSEKTDVFGYGILLLELITGQRALEFGKAVNQKGAMLDWVKKIHQEKKLEILVDKDLRSNYDRIELEEMVQVALLCTQYLPTTRPKMSEVVRMLEGDGLAEKWEASQRADANRYRVNEFSSSERYSDLTDDSSLLAQAMELSGPR; encoded by the exons ATGGAGCTTGGGAACATACCTAGCCTTGACACTCTTGATCTTTCAAGCAATGGCTTCCATGGAGAAATTCCCACTTCTCTTTCTCATCTTAAGAGTCTTCAATATCT GAGACTAAACAACAACAGTCTTTCTGGGGCTATTCCTTCATCTTTGGCCAACATGACTCAGCTGGCATTGTT GGACCTATCTTTTAATAATCTGAGTGGCCCATTGCCCAGATTACTAGCTAAAACCTACAA CCTTGCTGGGAATTCACTCATTTGCTCGCCTGGGTCAGAGCATAGCTGCAATGGAACTGCTCCACCTCTCTTATTTGCTGTCAATACATCTCAAA ATTCACAACCTTCTGGGAGATCCAAGGGCCACAAATTAGCCTTAGCTTTTGGCTCAAGCCTTGGATGTGTTTTCCTGTTAACCATTGGGTTTGGCTTCTTTATTTGGTGGAGGCAACGACACAACCAGCAGATTTTCTTTGATGTTAATAATG TTTCAGATCAAAGATTTGAAGAAGTTTGCCTTGGGAATCTAAGGATTTTTCAGTTCAGAGAGCTTCAAGCCGCTACTAACAACTTCAGCAGTAAAAACTTGGTGGGAAAAGGTGGGTTTGGGAATGTTTACAAAGGGTATCTTCAAGATGGTACAATTATAGCTGTGAAAAGGTTAAAAGATGGAAATGCAATGAGAGGAGAAATCCAATTCCAGACTGAAGTTGAGATGATCAGCCTAGCTGTGCACCGGAACCTCCTCCGTCTCTACGGATTCTGTATGACAACCACAGAAAGACTGTTGGTTTACCCCTATATGTCGAACGGCAGCGTTGCCTCTCGTCTCAAAG CGAAGCCAGCTCTGGATTGGAGCACCAGGAAAAGAATAGCACTGGGAGCAGCAAGAGGGTTACTGTATTTGCACGAGCAATGTGACCCAAAGATCATACACAGAGATGTCAAGGCTGCAAATATATTGCTTGATGATTATTGCGAGGCTGTGGTGGGAGATTTTGGACTGGCAAAGCTGTTGGATCATAGAGATTCACATGTAACAACTGCTGTACGAGGAACTGTTGGCCATATAGCTCCTGAGTATCTCTCCACTGGTCAATCTTCCGAGAAAACTGATGTGTTTGGATACggaattcttcttcttgagTTGATCACAGGACAGAGAGCTCTTGAATTTGGAAAAGCTGTTAATCAGAAAGGAGCGATGCTTGATTGG GTCAAGAAAATCCACCAAGAAAAGAAGCTTGAAATACTAGTTGATAAGGATCTAAGGAGCAATTACGACCGAATTGAGCTAGAAGAAATGGTTCAAGTAGCTCTCTTATGCACACAGTATCTTCCAACCACCAGACCTAAGATGTCTGAAGTGGTCAGAATGCTTGAAGGGGATGGACTTGCGGAGAAATGGGAAGCTTCTCAGAGGGCAGATGCAAACAGATACAGAGTCAATGAGTTCTCTTCGTCAGAGCGATATTCTGATCTTACAGATGACTCTTCCCTGCTTGCACAAGCCATGGAGCTTTCTGGACCGAGATAA
- the LOC101207638 gene encoding uncharacterized protein LOC101207638 → MRERGKALEVYSNDMDFYSSASEFPCKKHPSSSSVGICADCLKDRLIKLVCSDCGEQRLSSCSCSEISSKRNSCTVEVGSVGRVSFLIENERNGVSLLGPIKPKIEKREEVVLLERSSSSCVEIKKSGFWRIGKFFRKKREKGCERSSVCGFDEKSDICMVDYMGVSRSRSLCSFRGNGFFGSEDGGDMVVSGGRSSISGARTSSVNGGLVCDSARRSGFSETEPRKSGFESDHRECGNYDSDHNGFSLANRRVFSLKESDFNGMDESGFIDFKLDFTSESKQDISVPKMGFGMGLGLLSNPNSTFGSTRAFDMAAHECSRGLYCGTAGEGIIGNGAGGGGGSCRITVSDRGIKKGRKSLKAWKWIFKHPPNWTNATARKKEEELMSKT, encoded by the coding sequence ATGAGGGAGAGAGGCAAAGCTTTGGAAGTTTACAGCAACGACATGGATTTCTATTCCTCTGCTTCGGAATTTCCATGTAAGAAacacccttcttcttcctctgttGGTATTTGTGCTGATTGTTTGAAAGATCGGTTGATCAAGCTAGTTTGTTCTGACTGTGGAGAGCAGAGACTCTCCTCTTGCTCTTGCTCTGAGATCTCATCGAAACGAAATTCTTGTACTGTTGAAGTGGGAAGTGTTGGAAGAGTTTCGTTTTTGATTGAGAATGAGAGGAATGGTGTTTCGTTGTTGGGTCCGATTAAGCCCAAGATAGAGAAAAGGGAGGAGGTTGTTCTTCTGGAGAGAAGTAGTAGTAGTTGTGTGGAGATTAAGAAGAGTGGGTTTTGGAGGATTGGGAAATTTTTCAGGAAGAAGAGGGAGAAAGGATGTGAGAGATCAAGCGTTTGTGGGTTCGATGAAAAGAGTGATATTTGTATGGTTGATTACATGGGTGTATCAAGGTCGAGATCTCTCTGTAGTTTTCGTGGTAACGGATTTTTTGGGTCAGAGGACGGTGGAGACATGGTGGTTTCCGGTGGCCGTAGCTCGATTTCAGGTGCTAGAACTTCGAGTGTTAATGGAGGACTAGTCTGTGATTCCGCTAGAAGAAGTGGATTCAGTGAAACAGAACCGAGAAAAAGTGGTTTCGAGAGCGATCATAGAGAATGTGGGAATTATGATAGCGATCATAATGGATTTAGTTTAGCCAACAGGcgagttttttctttgaaagaaagTGATTTCAATGGAATGGATGAATCAGGGTTCATAGATTTCAAGTTGGATTTCACATCAGAATCAAAACAAGATATCTCTGTTCCTAAAATGGGTTTCGGTATGGGTTTGGGTCTTCTCTCAAACCCCAACTCTACCTTTGGGAGCACCAGAGCTTTCGACATGGCAGCACATGAATGCAGCAGAGGACTTTACTGTGGTACCGCCGGCGAGGGAATCATTGGCAACGGCGCCGGTGGCGGTGGAGGTTCATGTAGGATAACAGTAAGTGACAGAGGGATAAAGAAGGGGAGGAAAAGCTTGAAAGCATGGAAATGGATATTCAAACATCCACCAAACTGGACGAATGCAACTgcaaggaagaaagaagaagaactaATGTCTAaaacatga
- the LOC101208127 gene encoding protein NSP-INTERACTING KINASE 1 isoform X2 — MIQMGIRIKVSIFLLLLWNFSGNGLLTEKGVNYEVQALMAIKAALKDPHSVLNWDENAVDPCSWSMITCSSEKFVISLGAPSQNLSGSLSPSIGNLTNLQSVLLQDNNISGTIPMELGNIPSLDTLDLSSNGFHGEIPTSLSHLKSLQYLRLNNNSLSGAIPSSLANMTQLALLDLSFNNLSGPLPRLLAKTYNLAGNSLICSPGSEHSCNGTAPPLLFAVNTSQNSQPSGRSKGHKLALAFGSSLGCVFLLTIGFGFFIWWRQRHNQQIFFDVNNDQRFEEVCLGNLRIFQFRELQAATNNFSSKNLVGKGGFGNVYKGYLQDGTIIAVKRLKDGNAMRGEIQFQTEVEMISLAVHRNLLRLYGFCMTTTERLLVYPYMSNGSVASRLKAKPALDWSTRKRIALGAARGLLYLHEQCDPKIIHRDVKAANILLDDYCEAVVGDFGLAKLLDHRDSHVTTAVRGTVGHIAPEYLSTGQSSEKTDVFGYGILLLELITGQRALEFGKAVNQKGAMLDWVKKIHQEKKLEILVDKDLRSNYDRIELEEMVQVALLCTQYLPTTRPKMSEVVRMLEGDGLAEKWEASQRADANRYRVNEFSSSERYSDLTDDSSLLAQAMELSGPR; from the exons atgattcaaatgggaattagaataaaagtttccatttttctcttgTTGTTATGGAATTTTTCTGGAAATGGTTTGCTTACTGAAAAAGGTGTTAACTATGAAG ttcAAGCTTTGATGGCTATTAAAGCTGCTTTGAAAGACCCACATTCTGTTCTTAATTGGGATGAAAACGCTGTGGATCCATGTAGTTGGAGCATGATTACTTGTTCTTCAGAGAAGTTTGTCATTAGTTT AGGAGCTCCAAGTCAGAACTTGTCCGGTAGCCTGTCGCCGAGCATCGGAAATTTGACAAATCTTCAGTCTGT GCTTCTACAGGACAATAATATATCAGGAACAATTCCAATGGAGCTTGGGAACATACCTAGCCTTGACACTCTTGATCTTTCAAGCAATGGCTTCCATGGAGAAATTCCCACTTCTCTTTCTCATCTTAAGAGTCTTCAATATCT GAGACTAAACAACAACAGTCTTTCTGGGGCTATTCCTTCATCTTTGGCCAACATGACTCAGCTGGCATTGTT GGACCTATCTTTTAATAATCTGAGTGGCCCATTGCCCAGATTACTAGCTAAAACCTACAA CCTTGCTGGGAATTCACTCATTTGCTCGCCTGGGTCAGAGCATAGCTGCAATGGAACTGCTCCACCTCTCTTATTTGCTGTCAATACATCTCAAA ATTCACAACCTTCTGGGAGATCCAAGGGCCACAAATTAGCCTTAGCTTTTGGCTCAAGCCTTGGATGTGTTTTCCTGTTAACCATTGGGTTTGGCTTCTTTATTTGGTGGAGGCAACGACACAACCAGCAGATTTTCTTTGATGTTAATAATG ATCAAAGATTTGAAGAAGTTTGCCTTGGGAATCTAAGGATTTTTCAGTTCAGAGAGCTTCAAGCCGCTACTAACAACTTCAGCAGTAAAAACTTGGTGGGAAAAGGTGGGTTTGGGAATGTTTACAAAGGGTATCTTCAAGATGGTACAATTATAGCTGTGAAAAGGTTAAAAGATGGAAATGCAATGAGAGGAGAAATCCAATTCCAGACTGAAGTTGAGATGATCAGCCTAGCTGTGCACCGGAACCTCCTCCGTCTCTACGGATTCTGTATGACAACCACAGAAAGACTGTTGGTTTACCCCTATATGTCGAACGGCAGCGTTGCCTCTCGTCTCAAAG CGAAGCCAGCTCTGGATTGGAGCACCAGGAAAAGAATAGCACTGGGAGCAGCAAGAGGGTTACTGTATTTGCACGAGCAATGTGACCCAAAGATCATACACAGAGATGTCAAGGCTGCAAATATATTGCTTGATGATTATTGCGAGGCTGTGGTGGGAGATTTTGGACTGGCAAAGCTGTTGGATCATAGAGATTCACATGTAACAACTGCTGTACGAGGAACTGTTGGCCATATAGCTCCTGAGTATCTCTCCACTGGTCAATCTTCCGAGAAAACTGATGTGTTTGGATACggaattcttcttcttgagTTGATCACAGGACAGAGAGCTCTTGAATTTGGAAAAGCTGTTAATCAGAAAGGAGCGATGCTTGATTGG GTCAAGAAAATCCACCAAGAAAAGAAGCTTGAAATACTAGTTGATAAGGATCTAAGGAGCAATTACGACCGAATTGAGCTAGAAGAAATGGTTCAAGTAGCTCTCTTATGCACACAGTATCTTCCAACCACCAGACCTAAGATGTCTGAAGTGGTCAGAATGCTTGAAGGGGATGGACTTGCGGAGAAATGGGAAGCTTCTCAGAGGGCAGATGCAAACAGATACAGAGTCAATGAGTTCTCTTCGTCAGAGCGATATTCTGATCTTACAGATGACTCTTCCCTGCTTGCACAAGCCATGGAGCTTTCTGGACCGAGATAA
- the LOC101208127 gene encoding protein NSP-INTERACTING KINASE 2 isoform X1 yields the protein MIQMGIRIKVSIFLLLLWNFSGNGLLTEKGVNYEVQALMAIKAALKDPHSVLNWDENAVDPCSWSMITCSSEKFVISLGAPSQNLSGSLSPSIGNLTNLQSVLLQDNNISGTIPMELGNIPSLDTLDLSSNGFHGEIPTSLSHLKSLQYLRLNNNSLSGAIPSSLANMTQLALLDLSFNNLSGPLPRLLAKTYNLAGNSLICSPGSEHSCNGTAPPLLFAVNTSQNSQPSGRSKGHKLALAFGSSLGCVFLLTIGFGFFIWWRQRHNQQIFFDVNNVSDQRFEEVCLGNLRIFQFRELQAATNNFSSKNLVGKGGFGNVYKGYLQDGTIIAVKRLKDGNAMRGEIQFQTEVEMISLAVHRNLLRLYGFCMTTTERLLVYPYMSNGSVASRLKAKPALDWSTRKRIALGAARGLLYLHEQCDPKIIHRDVKAANILLDDYCEAVVGDFGLAKLLDHRDSHVTTAVRGTVGHIAPEYLSTGQSSEKTDVFGYGILLLELITGQRALEFGKAVNQKGAMLDWVKKIHQEKKLEILVDKDLRSNYDRIELEEMVQVALLCTQYLPTTRPKMSEVVRMLEGDGLAEKWEASQRADANRYRVNEFSSSERYSDLTDDSSLLAQAMELSGPR from the exons atgattcaaatgggaattagaataaaagtttccatttttctcttgTTGTTATGGAATTTTTCTGGAAATGGTTTGCTTACTGAAAAAGGTGTTAACTATGAAG ttcAAGCTTTGATGGCTATTAAAGCTGCTTTGAAAGACCCACATTCTGTTCTTAATTGGGATGAAAACGCTGTGGATCCATGTAGTTGGAGCATGATTACTTGTTCTTCAGAGAAGTTTGTCATTAGTTT AGGAGCTCCAAGTCAGAACTTGTCCGGTAGCCTGTCGCCGAGCATCGGAAATTTGACAAATCTTCAGTCTGT GCTTCTACAGGACAATAATATATCAGGAACAATTCCAATGGAGCTTGGGAACATACCTAGCCTTGACACTCTTGATCTTTCAAGCAATGGCTTCCATGGAGAAATTCCCACTTCTCTTTCTCATCTTAAGAGTCTTCAATATCT GAGACTAAACAACAACAGTCTTTCTGGGGCTATTCCTTCATCTTTGGCCAACATGACTCAGCTGGCATTGTT GGACCTATCTTTTAATAATCTGAGTGGCCCATTGCCCAGATTACTAGCTAAAACCTACAA CCTTGCTGGGAATTCACTCATTTGCTCGCCTGGGTCAGAGCATAGCTGCAATGGAACTGCTCCACCTCTCTTATTTGCTGTCAATACATCTCAAA ATTCACAACCTTCTGGGAGATCCAAGGGCCACAAATTAGCCTTAGCTTTTGGCTCAAGCCTTGGATGTGTTTTCCTGTTAACCATTGGGTTTGGCTTCTTTATTTGGTGGAGGCAACGACACAACCAGCAGATTTTCTTTGATGTTAATAATG TTTCAGATCAAAGATTTGAAGAAGTTTGCCTTGGGAATCTAAGGATTTTTCAGTTCAGAGAGCTTCAAGCCGCTACTAACAACTTCAGCAGTAAAAACTTGGTGGGAAAAGGTGGGTTTGGGAATGTTTACAAAGGGTATCTTCAAGATGGTACAATTATAGCTGTGAAAAGGTTAAAAGATGGAAATGCAATGAGAGGAGAAATCCAATTCCAGACTGAAGTTGAGATGATCAGCCTAGCTGTGCACCGGAACCTCCTCCGTCTCTACGGATTCTGTATGACAACCACAGAAAGACTGTTGGTTTACCCCTATATGTCGAACGGCAGCGTTGCCTCTCGTCTCAAAG CGAAGCCAGCTCTGGATTGGAGCACCAGGAAAAGAATAGCACTGGGAGCAGCAAGAGGGTTACTGTATTTGCACGAGCAATGTGACCCAAAGATCATACACAGAGATGTCAAGGCTGCAAATATATTGCTTGATGATTATTGCGAGGCTGTGGTGGGAGATTTTGGACTGGCAAAGCTGTTGGATCATAGAGATTCACATGTAACAACTGCTGTACGAGGAACTGTTGGCCATATAGCTCCTGAGTATCTCTCCACTGGTCAATCTTCCGAGAAAACTGATGTGTTTGGATACggaattcttcttcttgagTTGATCACAGGACAGAGAGCTCTTGAATTTGGAAAAGCTGTTAATCAGAAAGGAGCGATGCTTGATTGG GTCAAGAAAATCCACCAAGAAAAGAAGCTTGAAATACTAGTTGATAAGGATCTAAGGAGCAATTACGACCGAATTGAGCTAGAAGAAATGGTTCAAGTAGCTCTCTTATGCACACAGTATCTTCCAACCACCAGACCTAAGATGTCTGAAGTGGTCAGAATGCTTGAAGGGGATGGACTTGCGGAGAAATGGGAAGCTTCTCAGAGGGCAGATGCAAACAGATACAGAGTCAATGAGTTCTCTTCGTCAGAGCGATATTCTGATCTTACAGATGACTCTTCCCTGCTTGCACAAGCCATGGAGCTTTCTGGACCGAGATAA
- the LOC101208370 gene encoding F-box/FBD/LRR-repeat protein At1g13570 codes for MGDVLGVDHLSDLPQSIIECILTRLPIRDAIRTSILSRRWRYKWTTLTQLVFDDDCVAMSNDGIYEDLIYFITHVLFLHEGPIHKFHLSATYLQNTPDLDQWLLFLSRKGIRELIIELGDGEWFRVHSCLFNCSKLTLLELYRCELDPPPTFKGFLCLKSLKLHQVLIAPEDIESLISNCPLLESLALSYFDSLVLNICAPNLKYLYLEGEFRDICLQNTPLLVSISVALYMNDESEPFGDLSDCNYEKFLGGVPYLEKLTGHVYFTKYLSIGNSARKMPISYIYLKSIELHQVSFEDMNEILVVLRLITSSPNLEELQISGSSNPVAASEAPDLDFWENECPSNLTFGKLRVVKATDMSGVPHEMEFIKYLLRNCPVLEIMSIRPCVYVTDRRLNMLIELLKFRRASPEAEILFIQE; via the exons ATGGGTGACGTTTTGGGTGTGGATCATTTAAGCGATCTGCCTCAGAGTATTATTGAATGCATCCTCACTAGGTTACCAATTAGAGATGCTATTAGAACAAGTATTTTATCCAGGAGATGGAGATACAAGTGGACTACTCTTACTCAACTTGTGTTTGATGATGACTGTGTTGCAATGTCCAATGATGGAATTTATGAAGAccttatatattttatcactcatgttctttttcttcatgaagGTCCAATTCACAAGTTCCATCTTTCTGCTACTTACTTGCAGAATACCCCAGATTTAGATCAGTGGttgctttttctttcaaggaaAGGCATCAGGGAATTGATTATTGAATTAGGAGATGGGGAGTGGTTTAGGGTGCATTCTTGTCTTTTTAACTGTAGCAAATTGACTTTATTGGAGTTGTATCGTTGTGAATTGGATCCACCTCCTACCTTTAAGGGgtttttatgtttgaaaagCCTAAAACTTCATCAAGTTTTGATTGCACCTGAAGACATTGAAAGTCTTATTTCTAATTGTCCACTTCTTGAGAGTTTGGCGCTTTCTTATTTTGATAGTCTAGTGCTTAATATCTGTGCTCCTAATCTTAAGTACCTCTATCTTGAAGGCGAGTTTAGAGACATATGTCTTCAAAACACGCCACTCTTGGTTTCAATTTCAGTTGCATTGTATATGAATGATGAATCTGAGCCCTTTGGCGATCTTTCTGATTgcaattatgaaaaatttctTGGTGGGGTGCCTTATCTTGAGAAACTTACCGGGCATGTTTATTTCACGAAG TATTTGAGTATAGGTAATAGTGCAAGAAAAATGCCGATTTCATACATCTATTTAAAGAGTATTGAACTGCACCAAGTCAGCTTTGAAGATATGAATGAGATACTTGTTGTGCTTCGTTTGATTACCAGCTCCCCAAATTTGGAGGAGCTTCAAATTTCG GGCTCGTCAAATCCTGTGGCCGCTTCGGAAGCACCTGACTTGGACTTTTGGGAGAATGAATGTCCCTCGAACCTCACATTTGGTAAACTTAGAGTTGTGAAAGCGACAGATATGTCTGGTGTACCACATGAGAtggaatttattaaatatttgcttAGGAATTGCCCGGTACTTGAGATAATGAGTATCAGACCTTGTGTCTATGTTACTGATAGACGATTGAATATGTTGATTGAATTGTTAAAATTTAGGAGGGCTTCACCTGAAGCAGAAATTTTGTTCATCCAGGAATAG
- the LOC101207886 gene encoding choline/ethanolaminephosphotransferase 1: MGYIGAHGVAALRRYKYSGEDHSFVAKYVLQPFWSRFVNVFPLWMPPNMITFAGFIFLVTSALLGYVCSPHLDSAPPRWVHFAHGLLLFLYQTFDAVDGKQARRTNSSSPLGELFDHGCDALACAFESLAFGSTAMCGRNTFWLWVIAAIPFYGATWEHYFTNSLILPTINGPTEGLMLIYLSHFFTAFIGAEWWAQPFGKSLPFLSWIPLLQDVPMNSAVMLLMTAFGVIPTVAFNVFNVYKVVRARKGSMLLALAMLCPFAVLLGGVLMWDYLSPSDLIKNYPHLVITGSGLAFGFLVGRMILAHLCDEPKGLKTGMCMSLFYLPFAIANALMARLGGGFPVFGEGFVLIGYVIYTGALYLHFATSVIEEMKNSLGIHCFRIMKKES; encoded by the exons ATGGGCTATATCGGAGCACATGGCGTGGCGGCACTCCGAAGATACAAGTACAGCGGTGAGGATCACTCTTTTGTGGCGAAATATGTCTTGCAACCTTTCTGGAGCCGTTTCGTGAATGTATTTCCTCTTTGGATGCC CCCAAACATG ATAACATTTGCTGGATTCATTTTTTTGGTTACATCTGCGCTGCTTGGCTAC GTGTGTTCGCCTCATCTAGATTCAGCTCCACCAAGATGGGTTCATTTTGCCCATGGGTTACTCCTATTCTTGTATCAG ACTTTTGATGCTGTTGATGGAAAACAAGCAAGAAGAACAAATTCCTCGAGTCCGTTGGGGGAACTTTTTGACCATG GATGTGATGCACTTGCCTGTGCG TTTGAATCCTTAGCTTTTGGAAGCACTGCCATGTGTGGAAGAAATACTTTTTGGTTATGGGTTATTGCTGCCATTCCTTTTTATGGTGCTACATGGGAACA TTATTTCACCAACAGTCTAATTCTTCCTACTATAAATGGACCCACAGAGGGTCTTATGCTGATCTATCTATCTCACTTTTTCACAGCATTTATTG GTGCTGAATGGTGGGCTCAACCTTTTGGAAAATCCTTACCATTTTTAAGTTGGATTCCGTTGCTTCAAG ATGTTCCGATGAACAGTGCTGTGATGTTACTAATGACAGCTTTTGGTGTTATTCCCACCGTTGCATTTAA TGTGTTCAATGTCTATAAGGTTGTTCGCGCAAGAAAAGGAAGTATGTTACTGGCTTTAGCAATG ttGTGCCCATTTGCTGTACTCCTTGGTGGAGTCTTGATGTG GGATTACTTATCTCCTTCAGACCTCATAAAGAACTATCCACATTTGGTTATAACCGGAAGCGGCCTTGCCTTTGGATTCTTAGTG GGAAGAATGATTCTTGCTCACTTGTGTGATGAACCTAAGGGCTTGAAAACTGGAATGTGCATG TCACTTTTCTATCTCCCATTTGCGATTGCGAATGCCCTGATGGCAAGACTTGGTGGAGG GTTTCCTGTGTTTGGTGAGGGATTCGTGCTGATTGGTTACGTCATCTACACAG GTGCTCTCTATTTGCACTTTGCCACATCAGttattgaagaaatgaaaaattcttTGGGAATCCACTGCTTCAG gataatgaagaaagaaagctga